One genomic window of Salvelinus namaycush isolate Seneca chromosome 22, SaNama_1.0, whole genome shotgun sequence includes the following:
- the LOC120017624 gene encoding sphingolipid delta(4)-desaturase DES1-like has product MGNRVPREDYEWVYTDQPHADRRKDILAKYPEIKTLMGPDPRLKWIVCMMVLIQFLAFYLVKDLDWKWVLFWTYAFGSCINHSMTLAIHEISHNTAFGNSRAMWNRWFAMFANLPIGLPYSASFKRYHLDHHRYLGGDGVDVDIPTEFEGWFFCTRFRKFVWIILQPLFYAIRPLCINPKPITRLEVANVAVQLSFNVALYWLCGAKPVVYMMAGSLLGMGLHPISGHFIAEHYMFLKGHETYSYYGSLNLLTFNVGYHNEHHDFPSIPGRRLPLVKKIASEYYDDLPQYTSWVKVLYDFIMDDQLSPYSRVKRRLKGDVKLE; this is encoded by the exons CAAAGTACCCAGAAATAAAGACCCTAATGGGGCCTGATCCCAGGCTGAAGTGGATTGTTTGCATGATGGTACTCATCCAGTTTTTAGCATTCTATCTGGTCAAAGACCTAGACTGGAAATGGGTCTTGTTCTGGACTTATGCCTTTGGCAGCTGTATCAACCACTCCATGACCCTGGCCATCCATGAGATCTCCCACAACACAGCGTTTGGCAACAGCAGGGCCATGTGGAACCGCTGGTTTGCCATGTTTGCCAACCTGCCCATCGGGCTGCCGTATTCTGCCTCCTTTAAGCGCTACCACCTGGACCACCATCGCTACCTGGGAGGAGATGGCGTGGACGTGGACATCCCCACTGAATTTGAGGGCTGGTTCTTCTGCACACGCTTCCGTAAGTTTGTCTGGATCATCCTTCAGCCTCTGTTCTACGCCATCCGCCCTCTCTGCATCAACCCCAAGCCCATCACCAGGCTGGAGGTGGCCAATGTGGCTGTGCAGCTGTCCTTCAATGTGGCCCTCTACTGGCTGTGTGGAGCCAAGCCTGTGGTCTACATGATGGCAGGTTCCTTGCTGGGAATGGGCTTGCACCCCATCTCTGGACACTTCATTGCTGAGCACTACATGTTCCTCAAGGGCCATGAGACGTACTCATACTATGGCTCCCTCAACCTGCTCACCTTCAACGTGGGCTACCACAACGAGCACCACGACTTCCCCAGCATCCCAGGACGTAGGCTACCTCTG GTGAAGAAAATCGCATCGGAGTACTACGATGACCTGCCCCAGTACACATCATGGGTGAAGGTCCTGTATGACTTCATTATGGACGACCAGCTCAGCCCCTACTCTCGTGTGAAGAGGAGGCTAAAGGGAGATGTCAAGCTGGAGTAa